One part of the Solanum dulcamara chromosome 3, daSolDulc1.2, whole genome shotgun sequence genome encodes these proteins:
- the LOC129883313 gene encoding sesquiterpene synthase 14b, with amino-acid sequence MNQLAMADSTITRPLANYHSSVWGDYFLSYTPQLTEISSQQKLELEELKEKVRQMLVETPDNSTQKLVLIDTIQRLGVAYHFKNEIKTTIQNIFYESEHNKNEDDDNDLYVVALRFRLVRRQRHNMSSDVFKKFTNHDGKFKESLTKDVEGLLSLYEAAHLRVHGEEILEEALSFTVTHLKSMGPQLGNSLKAQVSEALIQPIHKNATRVVARKYIRIYENIESHDDLLLEFAKLDFHILQKMYQRELNELTRWWKDLECENKYPYARDKLVECYFWATGVYFEPQYVHARRTITKLIVIITITDDLYDAYATYDELVPFTSAVERCDISAMDSISPYMRPLYQVFLDYFDEMEDELTKDGKAHYVYYAKIETNKWVRSYLKEAEWLRDGIIPKCEEYKRNATISVSNLLILITCLIVAEEFISKDMFEWMINESLVAPASSLINRLKDDIIGHEHEQQREHGASFIECYMKEYGASKEEAYGEAWRQIGNAWKDINTDYLYATQVPTFVLEPALNLSRLVDILQADDFTDSQSFLKDTITLLFVDSVYSTSSG; translated from the exons ATGAATCAATTAGCAATGGCTGATAGTACTATTACACGTCCATTGGCAAATTATCACTCAAGTGTTTGGGGAGACTATTTCCTCTCCTACACTCCTCAACTCACA GAAATTAGTAGCCAACAaaaacttgaacttgaagagttgaaagaaaaagTCAGGCAAATGTTAGTTGAAACTCCTGACAATAGTACACAAAAACTTGTCTTGATTGACACAATCCAACGATTGGGAGTGGCATATCATTTCAAAAACGAGATCAAAACAaccattcaaaatattttttatgagtcTGAACACAATAAAAATGAAGATGATGACAATGATCTTTACGTTGTTGCTCTTCGTTTTAGACTAGTTAGACGACAAAGGCATAACATGTCTTCTG ATGTGTTCAAGAAATTCACCAACCATGACGGAAAATTCAAGGAAAGTCTTACTAAAGATGTTGAAGGATTATTAAGCTTATACGAAGCAGCACATCTAAGAGTACACGGAGAAGAAATTCTTGAAGAAGCTCTATCTTTTACTGTTACTCATCTCAAGTCCATGGGCCCTCAATTGGGTAACTCACTCAAGGCTCAAGTTAGTGAAGCCTTGATCCAGCCCATTCATAAAAACGCAACAAGAGTAGTAGCTCGTAAATACATACGTATTTATGAGAACATTGAATCACATGATGATTTGCTTTTGGAATTTGCAAAGTTGGATTTCCACATTTTGCAAAAGATGTACCAAAGAGAGCTTAATGAACTTACAAG gtggtggaaagatCTGGAGTGTGAAAATAAATACCCATATGCAAGAGACAAATTGGTGGAATGTTATTTTTGGGCAACGGGAGTGTATTTTGAGCCTCAATATGTACATGCAAGAAGGACGATAACAAAATTAATCGTTATCATTACCATCACTGATGATCTGTATGATGCTTATGCAACTTATGACGAACTTGTGCCTTTTACCAGTGCAGTCGAGAG ATGTGACATTAGTGCTATGGATTCGATATCGCCCTATATGAGACCTCTTTATCAAGTCTTTTTAGATTATTTTGATGAAATGGAAGACGAATTGACCAAAGATGGGAAAGCACACTATGTCTACTATGCGAAAATTGAG ACGAATAAATGGGTCAGAAGCTATCTTAAGGAAGCAGAATGGTTGAGAGATGGCATTATTCCAAAATGCGAGGAATATAAGAGAAACGCTACTATAAGCGTTTCCAATCTATTGATTTTGATTACTTGTTTGATTGTTGCGGAGGAATTTATATCCAAGGACATGTTTGAATGGATGATAAATGAGTCTTTGGTTGCTCCAGCTTCATCACTAATCAATAGATTAAAGGACGATATTATTGGACATGAA CACGAACAACAAAGAGAACATGGAGCTTCATTCATTGAATGTTACATGAAAGAATATGGAGCTTCGAAAGAAGAGGCATATGGTGAGGCTTGGAGGCAAATTGGAAATGCGTGGAAAGACATAAACACAGATTATTTATATGCTACTCAAGTACCAACGTTTGTCCTTGAACCTGCCTTGAATCTTTCACGTCTCGTAGATATTCTCCAAGCGGATGATTT